The Silene latifolia isolate original U9 population chromosome X, ASM4854445v1, whole genome shotgun sequence genome contains the following window.
AATAaaaaggccttgtgcttttggactttagtgaggacaaataatgggcccaaaggtacacatctaatcttattggggttgtgttacgacgatGGCGGGTCAGGTTATTGTAGCCCAAAAAAAGACAAAATTGACGCAGATTAAGCGCGAAAGAGGCCAAAAATTCAAATTACGGCCACGGCAAAGCAACGTGACTCGATCACGTCCCATCGTAACCTAAACTATCCCTAGGGCTTATTTCGTTAGCATAAGACCGTCTAACGACAACAAAAAGCAAAACTTAAGCCCCTTGCAAGCAACAAGGGCTTCACATAGCAATAGCAACCTTCCTGACTACAATGCAATCTAGTGGTGTCCATATATCAAGAAAACCAACAATTTATGCGAAATAAGACGGTTTCTCACTTTACTCACATTTTTCGCATAAAGGGGGCGAGAAAGGAGACCAAAGTGCAAACTAAAAGCATCTCTATACTCCTAGACGGGTTTCGAACCTAATTCAAGCAACAATTGCGCCAAAAATCGAGCAAGGCAAAAACGCCAAAATCGATTTACGACGCGTTAGGGGTTCTCCTTATTAAATCAACAAAAACGGGAAAAAAAGCAAAAGGAATCGAGAGGATtcacataccttgagatgacataatgTTAGTGGCGTAATTGCAAGTAACAAACGAGGTTGAAAATGGCGATTTGAGAACCTTTTTTGAATCGTTTGAAGAGATGAAGACGAATGATGGACCAGACGATATTGCGTCCATTTTGGCAAAAAAAGGAGAGCTCCATTGCCTCGTCAATGCACCAGCGCCCCTTGGGGGTATCCTTTCTTATTTTTCGCAGATTTTGGGATTTTAAGCCCAAATACTTAAACAAATGACCGTTCCACAAAATTACGAGTGATAACTCGTGACTTTTTTCCCATTCCAAATTTGCAAATAGCGAAATTAAAAATCGTTATTACTCTCAAAAACCGTTATTTTCCACATTTCAAATTGCATATAACGAAATTAAAACTCGCTATTTACATACTTTAAATAAGGGAATTAAAAACCATTGTTTTCCATATTTTAAACTACAAGTAGCGAAATTAAAAATCGCTATTTCTCTCCAATTTCACAAACTTCAAGtaacggaattaaaaactgttATTTTTTGCACATTTCAAATTacaaataaggaaattaaaaatCGCTATTTATCTTAAACATCACTAAATTCAAATAgcgaaattaaaaaccgtcatttttcgcATTTTAAATTGCAAATAGTGAAAACGAAGATGAGAaagattttagagagagaaaaaccTCAAAAAATCTAAAAAAGGGGTTTCTAGGTTTCAGCAATGGCGAAACACAAGAAAAACTTTACCAAAAATCTTCAATCGAACAGTAAATCTCCTAATCAATCTTCTAAATCGCCTCAATtaacaaaaaaccaaaaacaagtagaTACTAATGTAGCGAGTAGTAGCAAGGGTACCGCTTCAGGATCAAAAATTCCGAGAAAGATCAATTTACGATATGATCCGGCCGATTTTGAGTCTGAACTGAAAGTTATAGTGGAGGATATAGATGACGAGGAGGAAGATGTATCACAAGATGAGGATGAATTGCAGACGCCAGCACTCCGCCTCTCCTCTGACGATGTAGCAGGTGAGATTCAGTACTGGTCTACTGCGGTTTATTGTTACATTTTGGGTACGAATCCTCCGAGTTCTGTTATTTCTGGGTTTGTGAAAAGAGTTTGGCAAAGTTATGGGATTGATCGTATATCGTTTATGCCTAACTGATTGTTCCTTGTGAGGTTTAAAACTAAGGAAAAATAGCAGGAGGTTGTCAACAATGGTCACCTCATGTTTGATAATAAGCCTGTTATTGTGAAAGAGTGGAGTCCAAATGCGGAATTGATTAAGCATGACATATCAGTTGTTCCCATTTGGATGAAACTTTATGGCTTAGACATCAAATTTTGGGGGAGTGTATGTCTGCAGAAAATTTGTGGGTTGGTAGGGAAGCTCATCAAATGTGATGATGCTACAACTCATAAGGCTTTTTTGGGCTATGCTAGGGTCATGGTTGAGGTTAGAGTTGGACAGACTTTTCCTTCTGAGTTAGTGTTTCTGGATGAACTAGGAAACACTCAGAGGATTAGGGTTGTTTATGACTGGCTGCCTCTTAGCTGTGTGAAATGTAAAGGAATGGGTCACCTAGCTGATCATTGTAGGAAGGAGAATGGTGCTAAAGTGCAGAAGGTATGGACGCCTAAGTCTAAACCTAAGGCTCCTACTGGTCCTAAAAAGACTCCAAAGACTCCTACACCAGTTACCACACCAAAACCTGTCTCCCCTGTGGTGCAGCTTGTGACAGCTAGTGTGCCTGTTAGGAGAGAAGTGAGTGGTGACAAGGATAATGGGGTTCCAACTGGGGGTAAGGAACAAGGGCTTACTGCACAATCTGCACCTAGGAGGTTTCTTACTAGGATGCTCAGGAATGAAGTAGGAGAGGCCAGGATCTTTACACCCAGGGGGATTACTTTTATGGATGCACTCACACTTTCAATTCAGAAAGTCAAAACTGATTGTCAGCAGAAAATGGTCAGTCAGAGGAACCTAACTAATAATGGGTAGTCTGGGCTTCTGGAATGTTAGTGGACTGAACAACATTTCCAAGAAAAATGAAATAAGGTGGTTTATGCACCAGAATAATATTGGGCTATTTGGTTTGttagaaactaaaataaaaggaAATAAGTGGATTATTACTAGGAATAATATGTGTGGAGATTGGGCTATCTGTACTAATAATAGTTTTCACAAAGGTGGGAGAGTTTGGCTTTTGTGGAATCCTAAACTATTTCAGGTGGACATGATTCATACAGGTGCTCAATGTATTCATACAAAAGTGAAGGACATGATGCAGGGGTTTGATTTTTATTTTACTCTAGTGTATGGTTTTAATAAAGCTGCTGAGAGACAAATCTTATGGCAGGAGTTGAGGAATTATGCCACCACAGCTAATGGTCCATGGCTTGTGGGTGGTGATTTTAATAGTATAATGAAAGTGGGGGAAAGAATTGGAGGAAGTGATGTCACCTTGGCTGAGATTTAACCTATGAGGAAAGCTGTGGATGATTGTCAGTTACAGGAAGGGAAGATGATTGGATCCTATTTTATATGGAACAATAAGCATGAAGATGGGACCAAATTCTACAGTAAGATAGATAGAGTGTTGATTAATGATGCTTGGTTACAGAGATTCCCTGATTCAGTGGCTCAATTCCTCCCTGAGGGGTTATTTGACCACTGTCCTTGTGTGATCCAATTCACTAGGACCAGTGCAAGGAAAAGGGCACCATTCaagtatttcaatatgtgggCACTTGCAGATACTTTTGATGAGGTAGTGCAAAATGGATGGTAGGAAGATATATTGGGATCTCCTATGTACAGTGTCACAAAAAAACTCAAAGGGTTGAAGCACAGGTTGCAGGAGTTGAATAGAGAGCAATTTAGTGACATTGAGAATTTAACTCATGTCACTGAAATTGCTCTTCAGAACTATCAGGAGCAATTAAGGGATGATCCCCTTAACGCTGAGTTGTGTCAAGCTGAAAGAGCTTGTGCTCAGGATCTGATGGGTTTGAGGAAGGCCAAGGAGATGTATCTAGCTCATAAAGCCAAAGAAAGATGGGTAAAAGATGGGGATTCTAATACTTCCTTCTTTCACTCAAGCATCAAAAGAAGGAGGTCAATGAATCGATTGTATCAAATTAATGATGCTAATGGTAAGATGTGCAATACACCTGAAGATATCAAGCTGGCTTTTGAACAGTTTTATAAGGGTTTATTAGGTACATCTACTGAGGTTAAGCATGTGAAAACTGGAGTTATTAAATCTGGGAAGTGCTTGACTGATGAACAGAGGGATCTTTTGAGTGCTCCAGTGACCGATGAGGAGGTTAAGGCTGCTATGTTTTCAATCCCAGGCACCAAGGCACCATGGCCTAATGGCTATAGTAGCCAATTCTTCAAGGATAGCTGGCATATAGTTGGACATGAAGTTTGTAAGGCAGTAAGGAATGCATATGAGACTAGGAATGTTTTAAAAGAGTCTAATAACACTATCTTGACTCTCATTCCTAAAGTGGAGCTGCCTACCACTGTGCTACAGTTCAGGCCAATTGCCTGTTGTAACACAGTGTACAAATGTCTTGCCAAAGTCATTTGTGTTAGGCTAAGGCAAGTACTTCCTGATATTATTAATCCTGCCCAGAGTGCCTttattaaaggaagagatatAGTTGGCAACATCCTTATTTGCCAGGATTTGATcaaaatttataataggaaagcTTGGTCCCCAAGACTAATGATGAAGATTGACCTGCAGAAGGCGTATGACTCCATTGAGTGGCAATTCCTTCATGGGATGCTTGAGGGATTAAATTTCCCAACCAATTGTATTAAATTGATAATGGAGTGTGTCACCTCTCCTTCTTATTCCTTGGCTTTGAATGGAGAAGTTTTTGGCTTCTTTAAGGGCAAGAGAGGCCTTAGACAGGGAGATCCCCTCTCCCCTCTGCTCTTTACCATCTTTTTGGAGTATCTGAGTTGGCTGATGCAACTCTTACCTCAGTTTAAGGGGTTTAAACATCATTCTCTTTGTTCCAAGATTAATCTCACTCACCTCTGTTTTGCGGATGATCTTCTGATGTTTAGCAGAGGTGACATTCAGTTAGTTAGCATCATGATTAGGGCCTTTGAATTGTTCTCTGCTACCTCTGGTTTGAAGATGAGTGCTGGGAAATCCAACTTTTATTGCAATGGGATACCTGGCTCCATTGTTCAAGCAATTGCTCAGGCTACAGGTATGAAGAGAGAAGCCTTAGCTTGCAGGTATCTTGGGGTTAATATCATCCCTAAGAGACTGGGAGTGTTGGATTGCCAATgcttggttgataaaattactgAGAGAATTACTAGGTTGGGGGCCATGAAATTATCCTATGCTGGGAGAGTGGTCCTTGTTAAAGCTGTGTTGAGCACATTACATAACTACTGGGCACGTATTTTTATCTTACCAAAAACTGTGTTGGATAAAATTGATGCTATGTGTAAGAAGTTCTTGTGGCATGGTACAGATTGCAAGGGGAGTCCTACACTGGTGGCTTGGAGTAATGTTTGCAAGCCCAAGAAGAAATGAggatttggtttgaaaaatttACAGCAATGGAACATAGCTTCCCTTGGGAAGTATGTCTGGTGGATTGAATAGAAGACTGACCACTTGTGGGTGAAATGGATTCATGCCATTTATATGAAAGATCAGGAATGGCAGCATTATGAACCTTCTAGTGGAGCAAGCTGGGCTTGGCGCAGAATCTGTGGAGTCAAAAACATTCTAAAACCGTTTCTTTATGATGAGCAATGGAAGATTACAGGTGCAGAGTACACTGTGAGTATGGGCTATCATTGGTTAGAACAGGAAGGAGCAGATGTGTCATGGTATCCTTGGATTAATAATAGGATCTTGGCTCCTAAGCATGGTTTCTTCACATGGTTAGCTGTACAGCAGCGTCTACTTACTCAGGACAGGATGATGAAGATAGAGTTTCTTCAATGCAATTGTTGCTGGTTATGTGGGCAAGAGGAGGAGTGCCATGATCACTTGTTCTTCTCCTGTGTCTATAGCAGGAAGTGTCTAGCTCTATTTCAGACCTGGATGCAGATTTCCATTCCAGTACAAGGTGTGATGGAGTGGTGGCTCAAGTATAGGAATAGATCCCTGATGGTTAGACAAGTGCTTGCTGCAAGTCTGGCCTACCTAATGTATGAGATATGGCATGCCAGGAATAGGAGTCGTGTTGAGAGCATCTTGTTATTAGCCAATGTACTAGTTAGACAGGTGCAGAGGGGTATAGTAATGAGTCTGAGACTTCGAAATGTTACAGGAAGTAATAGTAGAGTCAAAGTGTGGCTAGAAAAAATTTGTAATGGTGTAAATTAACTAAAGGCTATCTCCCTAGTTAATCAATTGTTTGGGTTATGATTAATATAAtacttacattttcccaaaaaaaaaaaaaaatgcaaatagTGAAACTAAGAATAACTATTTTTCCACGTTCCAAATAATAAATAACGAAATTAAAAATAGCTATTTTCCACACTTCAAATCCCAAATAGTGAAATCGTAAGTCGCTATTTTCTCAAAATTCCCAATTACAAATAATGGAGTTAAACCGTTATTCTTCTGAATAATGAGTAACAATCACGAGCACGAACTCGAGGGAAAGGTTTGACTCATGAAAGCCCTACTCTCCCGAGCACATTGGACATCCCCGACGGGTCCACCTACCAAAGGCACAACAAGTGCCGATGTCCTCAACACAATGCAAGTGCCTCCTACAACACAGATTCCCCAGCAGAACCTCATAAAACTTCCCCACGGAGTTAACTCTCAACGACTAGCAAGCCCGCATAAGCAACGACACTCCGACGCTAGACAAAGCAGAGAAGCCTAAAACACCTCCTTCCCCTGCGGAATCTACCTTGCTCCAGCAAGTCAATCGACATTGAGATGATCCCGATAGATTATCCATTCCGACAGTCATTCAACCTAGGTGGAAGTCATTACCAGGCAATCTCTTGAACGGGGCCCGACAATTCGGCCAATTCCCGCAGTCAACCATTTGACCatcaatggctggcgagtctctacgcacGGGAAATTTCAATGATTGGTGAGTCTCTTCGCACGGGCAACTTCAATGGCTGGCGAGTCGCTACGCCAAAGCAAGTtcgatggctggcgagtctctacgCATAAGCAAGATCGACCGGTTGGCAAATTCGCATGTCCGGGGAGCATTAATTGACGTAAATCAAGGACATATCTTGACGACACCTCAGGTATGGCTCTTTCTTATAGCTGGTGAGAATTTATACGTAGTTtaacggactttaaatgacccgcaccgatagtcgacaaactctaaaatgttcccgatggcaGATCCTTGACTCGAACCCCCGAGTCGCCTTAACGTCGCCCTTcgcgacggcaggtccttggctcaaacccaaTTGAGCTGCCTCGTTGTCACAATAGACTTccggttgtaatcttcgattggaCTCAgaggtatactttgactttcttgCCTAAGCCTtaatcaaagtgggggctttatTGCTACCCGGTATCTGCGGGATCCCAACAAACATCGGATGATTATAGGGCTATAACATGTTTCAGAAGTCGCTATGATTAATCGACAATTTTTATAACAGTGCATCGGAAAACCCAAAAAAGGATTTCAGAAATGAAAAACACCTTAAGAAATTTTAGAAATACTTGGAATTTTTTTTGCACGTCGACGGCGTTGAAATGACACTAATCAGAGTGTAAACCGACACCAggcccaaaaatcgactcaaaattcaaatcccaactcaaCCCAAATCAAATCCGAGTCAAGCACAAAATACCCACCTAAATAATACCTAATCGCAAGCTTACAAGGCTAagaaaataaaatcaaccacaaaacacATCTTAACAAAACCTACAATAGAATAAAGAGCAAAATCCAAATTGGCGAAAAGGACGGTATACCCCTTTCCCCCACTGTCTAGCTCGCGCTCCTTAGGGCTGCTTATAGGCCACGTTGCCTAAAAACCACCTCAATCAACCACCCCCACTCATTCTTCTATAAATACTCCCCTTGCACCCTCATTTACAACCACACGAGAGTCtgccccttcttttctcccttaaaattctagacctcaaCTTCTTATGTCAACAAAttgacacgtgttttcgacctaccaatTGAAAAttcaagccttacacattttttttggtACCGTGGCCGTGAATTCGACCGGCCCAACACTCTTTTCTTACAAATTGGTTTTTCGACTCATAAATTTAACACTTTGTCAATTTTCATCAAGCAACTGAACATGTAAGTATGACGGTGTAACAAACTCTTTTAACTTCAGGTTTTCAGTATTTTCATGACTTTATAAACATAAATCAAGCATAACACGATTTAAAACATGCAATGTTTGAGCCAAAGCCGAGTTTTGGCCGAGGCAAAGGCTCCTTGTGTCGCCGTAgggctcgcgccccaaagggaTGTCCaagtcagaactcaaacgtgtttgagtacATCATTCTTTCAACATTTTATGTTATTTCCATTTCTTTTATTTCTACGGTTTTCACCATTTTCAATCTATTTTGATGACAAATGATTTTGACCATTGCCAAAATCTTCTTTGGTTCTTTACACCATGACGGTTTACTCAGTGACTTgatgatattgttggttaattaAAAATTCGTGGATATATGACTACACATTTCTCTTATTTACCATTTTTTGTCCATTTCTTTACACTTGAaagcattttagtcatattcatgATCATCATGGGTTCTTCATACCACGTCGGTTTAATctgagtacgatgataaatatcGATTATTACAAAGCAATGGACTTCACattattagttcatatcaaaaaAATTTTccttcattttatttcattttaattaaacCTTTGTCTTGACAATAACATACGACATCCTTGGCTAACATATATGCTACGTCGATTTAACTCGAGTACGGTGATGAAACGGTTAAGCATACACCTTTTTACACTTTCATTtgtaaactattcatgtcaagcttgcaaatctAAACCCGACACTGAATGTTACCAACATAATGGTAAATATTCCAAGTCATGCACATCATATTCAAAACATTAACACAAAAGCAGTCTTAATAACCTTTTCAACAAAAGCGGTTTTTAATGGCCATTCTTTAACGGTTTTAATGACCTTTGAAACCAACAGGAGACACCCCTTAGGCCACCCAATGGATCGCGCCCCAAGGCATCTCATGTATTTCACATTTCAAATTTGGGCAGAGCCCATTACATCTCCCATAGGGTCGCGCCCCAacgggctgcctggcactgttctggtTCGTCCATTttagtacttgtctaggacgatccagATTAAGGTTAACCCGAATCTATACGGATCAGAATGACGAGTTATATTTTGAATTCTAACATCTTTAAACGCACTTTTTCAAACAAATAGATCGTGTTAGGCACCataacctaactcggtaaatggatgtttaattttcgcttttgcatgcaaatcaacttaAATCCAAcatgacatcaattacttgaaaCTTAGATAAACAATCGACTTAGTAAACATTCACATGTTAGATTAAACTAATGACTGTGGattcatgcatttaacccattttatcaacttttgcactaaaAACCACGACCGATCAGTAaagaccgctaacgcgggcgggattgggtgtctgattaaacgACTCTCCAATACGTACCCTCTCCCCTTACTTAGAACCTTTTGATTATGGATAACCTTATCCATggcaacgagagtcattctagatataaaatgctaaagggggacgagtccttatctttagtatctgTGTCAAGCACCGCTTCATGCTTTGTTTGgccaaggtataaagtggatctCGAATGGTGTCCATGCACTCCACaattgcttggtggtgactccaaacATCTTTACATCATCTCGAGACCTACATCGAGACGAAATCGTCCAATCTAAATTGATTCGCACCTTCACGTCCCCAAAACGTGGCTCTTCATACCGTTGCACGTCTGTGAATCGGTGTGCAGGTGGCTCATGTCcacactatcgtcccaacatacCGAGCTCCTACCCTTCCTCTCGTACAACATCCCAATACTTgtatgatagctgttgttataagaaaactcaattaaGTCCAGCTGATCCTCCTGACTTCCACCAaattccatcacacaagctcgcaacatatcctccaaagtcatAATGGTCCTCTCTGTTTTCCCATCAGTCGCAGGGTGAAATGTTCCGCTCCTCCTTAAAGTAGTACCCAAAGAATCCTGTAattccttccaaaacctcgatccAAACCGCGTATTCCGATCTGACACAATGTACCAGTACTCCATATAGATTCAACACATTCTTCCTATGAGCATTAGCCAACTCAACTTTGCTCCAAGTATCTatcattggaataaagtgagctaAATTGGTTAACCGTtcaacgatcacccaaatcatgttattgCCTCGTTGTGTCTTTGGTAACCCAAGAATGAAGTCCATAGAAATTGACTCCCACTAACATTCAAGTACCTCAAGTGACTGGATCTTACCTAGCGGCCTTCGCTGCTCTCTCTTGACTCTCTGACAAGTCAAGCATCTAGCAAGAAAATCAACTACTTACTTTTTTCTTCATCCCCGGCCaccaaaagttttttttttcaaatatttatataacttgtcacctcCTGGATATACCAAATAAGGTgcacaatgagcctctgtcatgatcatctttttcaatTCGTTATCCTTTGGTACACACAATCTatcatcaaaccgaacactctcATTCGCATGGATAAAAAATCTTGATGTCGTACCCTTTTCCACTCCTTCCTTTCACTCCTGGATTTTAGAATCAAGCAACTGCTTCTTCCTAATCTCATCATAAAGCTCGGGCTCCATAGTTAGATTACCACTGCAACGCCCTTCCGGATCATGTAGATTCCCATATTCTCTACCTCATCTTTCAATCTCATCAACGATAAGTCGGTGCATAAAGAATGCaactcttcctactcaatgcatcaGCTACCACCTTAGCCTTTCCCTCATGATAGACAATCTCTATATCATAGTCACCTATCATTCTATCAACTTCATCCATCTCCTATGTCGCATATTCAACTCCTTTTAAGTGTAGATGTACATTAGGCTTTTGTGATCCGAAAACACTTTAAAGGTCACCCCATataggtagtgtctccaaatattcaaagcaaaaacaactgcacccaactcttgatcttgagtaggatagttctcttcATAAGAGTTTAGTTGCCTCAATCCGTGAGCAATCACCTTCCCATTCTATATTAAAAACCATACCAAACTATTCTTCGAAGTGTTAGTATAAACCCCGAAGTTCTCACTCCCCTCTGCAAAGCTAAGACATAAGCTGTAGTCAAAATTTCTTTTAAGGTTTGGaacaccgtctcacaactttTGTCCCAACGAAATTTATTCCCTTCCTTATCAACGTCGTAATAGGTGTAATACCCTTACCTTTTGGGACTCGCAAACGTACCTTGGAATGCGTAAGAGGTCCATCGAATGAGATGAGATACACTCAAGAGTGAGAGGTTTACCATACATTAGACCAAGTAAGACCTGGACTAGACCTAGTGTAGCAGTATTAGACAAAGTAAGTCATTCACTCGACCAAGAGGTCCGACACTTGACCGAGTGGGTGGCACTCGACTGAGTaagtgtcactcggtcgagtggactcacacTTGGTCGAGTGGCGCTGAACCAGAAACTGGAATAACAAATCTAAAACCTCATCTTTATTCATTCTATCTCATCCTTTCTCACTCCAAATCATCTCCCTTGTCTCTAAAACTCCCATAAACCTCTTCCACCACGGATCCAAGCTTGCTTTACGGAATCTCTCACCTTGTTCTTCACCATCCATACTTATAAGACGTTTTCCACTCATCTTTGTTTAAGTCTTAACTCTAATCTTTAGGGGTTTTCACTTGggttaattagttagtaattagtatatgtaatatgggtaattagtgggtaataataaggggtttgtaTTATATAATAGAATAGGGTAGATTTGTTATGGTATTACATGATTTGTATAGAATTAAGACGGTCTTGCAAGATGGAATCGTATGGGATTTGGGTAACTCATGAAgaatgcttaaaggtaggttaatcctactcggtttcaataatgtggtgtTGTTTATGCTGATGTTGTAAATAGTCTCacataattagggcatttgcattgtaacatgtttAGTGTTTAATTGCAtgattaagaggatgattatgatatgttgggtTGCATTTCATGTATTGGTTATTATTGTGTATGTGGAGGAtgtgttgttgttgaggagacgtaagacggttgagaGACCGTCATACgattgagtcgcctcttggagcttcccactccaagaggaatgtgaacattaatggcttgagtttcgAGTGATgtgtgtggttgagacacgacgtctggcaggggatcgggttggcttccggactcggtacgtctgggcgtgtcccggtacctttgtgGCGAGTTGTGGTGTCGTGGGAGTGTCCCTGGCACCAGTGGTTTTGGGTACGTCTGGGTGTGTCCTGGTACCGGCATGGTGGTGGTATAACCGAGTTTCAATCATTTAGTTAGCTTGTTGCATATTTATTTATCATGTCGTATCttttgtttatttattgaaattgacgcgttgtgtgtctgtgtaattgtcacttaTTTCCGGGGTGGgctatgtcgatccatatgatatttccgattatATGGGGACCAGGTTAAATACAGGTTATCTTTGGTAGCACGTGGGAGACGAGACGAGCCTTGACGTCATCCGAGTCGAGTATAGTTAACTAGAAGAGtgtagtagtcatgagttgtattcatTCACttattcatttatggttatgtaatccactaaataatttatttttattaaccatttcttaattgcaactcagatttcactgcctcggaaaccgagatggtaacatcacCCTATTACCTTGGCCGGCtgagatgggggtgttacaaagttgtatcagagcCATAATTTTGGAACCTATACCAATGAACCAAGATAcacctaggtgtgtctaataaaacgaacccgacatgagtacgaTAGGAGATCGGTTTTAGATGAGTAGGCgtcctcatatcaaaactagtgcctattgtcttGGTTGGTCAATATGTGGGTGGTTAAACATATGGGTAAATGCTATATAGAAAGTTGTATGGTTGTATGAATATGTGATTTACATTAGGCTCTTGTGTGATGTAGTTATTTTCCATGATGTATGAATATGTTTGAAAGTTGGATGCTATATCGATATGAGTTGTATGCTTCGAAATGGTTAATATGTATTGGTATAGGAAGAATGATATTACTCTTTAAATTTTGCTCCTTGTGTTAATTAAGTACATGTTAGTGTATCTATAGTGTATGATTGGTGAAATATGTTGGTAGAGTGGTTGCTAATACTACGATAGTGTACCAAAGACGGTAAATAGGATGACGAATTAACTAACTCGGGTGAGTCACCGATAGTGTACCAAAGACGGTAACCTTCTCTTTGTATTGCAAGGACTTCATCATTCTAATCCGACAA
Protein-coding sequences here:
- the LOC141617918 gene encoding uncharacterized protein LOC141617918, which produces MFDNKPVIVKEWSPNAELIKHDISVVPIWMKLYGLDIKFWGSVCLQKICGLVGKLIKCDDATTHKAFLGYARVMVEVRVGQTFPSELVFLDELGNTQRIRVVYDWLPLSCVKCKGMGHLADHCRKENGAKVQKVWTPKSKPKAPTGPKKTPKTPTPVTTPKPVSPVVQLVTASVPVRREVSGDKDNGVPTGGKEQGLTAQSAPRRFLTRMLRNEVGEARIFTPRGITFMDALTLSIQKVKTDCQQKMVDMIHTGAQCIHTKVKDMMQGFDFYFTLVYGFNKAAERQILWQELRNYATTANGPWLVGGDFNSIMKVGERIGGSDVTLAEI
- the LOC141617919 gene encoding uncharacterized protein LOC141617919, encoding MRKAVDDCQLQEGKMIGSYFIWNNKHEDGTKFYSKIDRVLINDAWLQRFPDSVAQFLPEGLFDHCPCVIQFTRTSARKRAPFKYFNMWALADTFDEVVQNGW